A window of the Chiloscyllium plagiosum isolate BGI_BamShark_2017 chromosome 13, ASM401019v2, whole genome shotgun sequence genome harbors these coding sequences:
- the mffa gene encoding mitochondrial fission factor homolog B isoform X4: MQQQPFLIMNVAAFPSPAADMAEINRIQYEMDYTEGISQRMRVPEKLQVAPEDGEDRWAKGDCQNNTVVMEVPERIFIAGDNNNTRPRDLDLMTSTPTEPLALKTPPRVLTLSEQPLDFLDLERPVASTQQSDEFRSHSRVRRERSMSENATRQNGQLVRTDSIVTPTPQPQLEPRLYPPLISSEDGPNVYSPHGILSIIHSTTRRAYQQVMDMLDENRRRAVLHGGSTCSTSSNPQLDCSRYSISNCDSAVEGTPDDMAVVDSVSLRRQTDQS, encoded by the exons TATCATGAATGTAGCAGCATTTCCTTCCCCTGCCGCTGATATGGCTGAAATTAACCGCATCCAGTATGAGATGGATTACACTGAAGGCATTAGCCAGCGAATGAGAGTACCCGAGAAGCTACAGGTTGCACCAGAAGATGGTGAAGACAGGTGGGCAAAAGGCGATTGTCAGAACAACACAGTTGTGATGGAGGTGCCAGAAAGGATTTTTATAGCAG GTGACAATAACAATACTAGACCAAGGGATCTTGATCTTATGACATCAACCCCTACAGAACCTTTGGCATTGAAAACCCCTCCTCGTGTGCTCACTTTAAGTGAACAACCTTTAGATTTCTTGGATCTTGAGCGACCTGTTGCTTCAACACAACAAAGTGATGAG TTTCGTTCACACAGTCGTGTGCGGAGGGAGCGTTCAATGAGTGAAAATGCTACCCGACAGAATGGGCAGCTTGTAAGAACAGACTCTAT AGTGACACCAACTCCCCAACCTCAGCTTGAACCTCGTCTTTATCCTCCACTCATCTCCTCTGAAGATGGACCAAACGTATACTCTCCACATGGCATTTTGTCAATAATCCACTCCACCACCCGTAGGGCCTACCAGCAAGTCATGGACATGCTAGATGAAAATCGCAGAAG AGCAGTACTTCATGGTGGGTCAACTTGTTCTACGTCATCGAACCCTCAGCTTGATTGTTCCAG GTATAGCATTTCAAATTGCGATTCTGCAGTGGAAGGAACACCAGATGACATGGCTGTAGTGGATTCTGTTTCCTTACGAAGACAG